TGTGATCATTCAGTTATAGGTTTTCTTTCAATATTGTattattcttgtctcctttttaattctttttttttttcctttttaattctttgagagtttttgcctttcttaaaattccatttctgtcATCTTAATGAGATTTGGAGAGGGAACTGGGATAAATGTTGCTCAgttctccccccccacccccgagaaAACTGATGCACAGAAAGGTAGTACAACTTTTCTTAATAACTTATTAGCAAGCTGAAAGTAGAGTACTGTTTCTTTGATTCATAGTCTAGTTTTTCTTCTGTCCTACCTTTAGCAGCtggcattttttctttctatgctgAAGAGACTTCAGtaatactagattttttttttttttaaagattttatttatttatttatgagaaacacagagggagagaggcagagacaccggcagaggaaggagcagactccatgcagggagcccaacgtgggactcgatttcgggtctccaggatcaggccctgggctgaaggtggcgctaaaccgctggggccaccagggctgcccagtaatACTAGATCTTATTAAATTGTAGGGGAAATTCTGTTTGGTTTTGATTGTCATTTTCAGCTACCATTCCTAATAACTGTGTTCCCAGGGTTTGTGtatgcacgcacacacaggtGTGCTTTTTTACTTCTATTCACTTGAGAGCCAGAACCCTAACCATGTGAAAGCACCTAATAGACACTCATCCCTGCATAGTCACTCAAAGTTTTTGACTAACTGACAAAGAGGAGGCTGATCTCTTGAAATACTGATACTGCATGCATTTATGGAATATCTGCTTCTGGATGTCTATTCACAGCAAAAAGTACCTGCCCTTTCTAAAATTTGATGTATGGAACAAAGTGTTTTGATATGGAATCAGTCTTAAATGCTTTGTggttccccctcccttccccatccttcAGTTTATAAATGAGAACACAGAATTTGGGTGACTTAGTTAAAGTCATTTAGCTAATGAGAAGTACTGCCAATAATTAAAGATTCTCTTCTGCTTTCCCTACCTTGCTTTATTTACTCCATCAAAAGTTGATGGAAATGAttcttgaaatttatttctgtCAGAGGCAGCTATACCAAATGGGGTCTTGTGAGAGTATTCATGTTTCCAGTTTTTACTATGGGGAAAACCTTGATCAGGTAAGGATTTCATTATGTCTGGTAGTCCAAATTGAACTTCAtatgcccttttttttctttgaattctgcATCTTCTGTTGCTATGATTATATCCTTATGACCGTATTATTAGGGTAGAAGtgtaacttttctttctcttcttcacagCTGCATCAAGATCTCATTATGcatcagaaaaatgagaaagcagaagaaaattctATGGAGGAAAGGAATCCATTTAGCCTTTTCTGAGAAATGGAATACAGGGTTTGGAGGTTTTAAGAAGTTCTGCTTTCACCAACATTTGTGCATTCTGAAAGCCAAATTGGGAAGGCCAATTACTTGCAGCAGACAGTTGAGGCATTTTCAGTGCAGAAAGAAGGCCCTTCAAATCCAGAACACGTGGATCCAGGATGCACCTTTTTTTGCTAAGACAAAGTCCAGTGTGGCTGCTCAAAATGTTAGTACTTTGTCCactaaagtgaaaaggaaaaactcTAAACACTTATTTTCGTCCTCAAGGACCCTCCTGAGACTCCAAGCAGAGAGGCTGCTGCCATCAGCAAAGAACTCTGACCATGAATACTGTGGAGAGAAAAGTATCTTGAAGGCTGTTGCTGACTTACCAGCAAATAATGTTTTAGGTCAGGCCAATGGTCACCGACCTAGGACGGAGCCACAAGCTTCTGACTTTCCTATGAAGTTCAATGGGGAGAGCCAAAGTCCAGGTGAGAGTGGCACAATTGTGGTCACCTTGAGCAACCATAAGAGAAAGCGCTTTTGTTATGGCTGCTACCAAGGTCTGGAGCACCACAGGAATGGGGGACCCCTAATTCCAAAAAAGTTTCAACTTAACCAACATAGAAGAATAAAAGTATCTCCTTTTATGATGTATGAGAAATTATCCATGATTAGATTTCGGTACAGGATTCTCAGATCCCAGCACTTCAGAACAAAAAGCAAAGTTTGCAAGCTAAAAAAAGCCCAGCGAAGCTGGGTGCAGGTCACTGGGGACCATCAAGAGACCCTTAGGGAAAACGGTGAGGGTGGCAATTGCAGCCCATTCCCTTCCCCAGAACCTAAAGACCCTTCTTGTCAGCATCAACCGTACTTTCCAGATATGGACAGCAATGCTGTGGTGAAGGGAAAGAACTCTCATTTGCCTGATGGCCACACTAAAGGAAGCCCTTTCTTGGGCAAGGAGCTTAGTTTAGATGAAACCTTCCCTGACCAACAGAATGGCAGTGCCACATATACCTGGGACCACTCCCCCTGTTCCTCTCCTAAGTGGGAGTGTACAGAGCTGATTCATGACATCCCCTTACCAGAACATCATTCTAGTAACGTGTTTATCTCGGAAACCGAAAGAGAAGTCATGACTCTGGGTCAGGAAAATCGGACAAGTACTGTCAGTGATGACAGAGTAAAACTGTCAGTGTGTGGGGCAGATCAATCTGTGAGTAGTGTAGATGGGCCTGTGTCTGAAAAGACTGTTCAGAATGAGAGCTCATGCCAGATGGATGAGGATGGATCTCTCAAGCAGAACATTCTTAGTTCTAAGTTGCTGGACCACCCTTACTGTAAAAGTCCACTGGAGGCTCCTCTGACATGCAGTGGACTCAAACTAGAAAATCAAGCAGGAAGTGGGAAGAACAGTCAGAAAGCCTCTCCAGTGGATGATGAGCAGCTATCAATCTGCCTTTCTGGTATGCATTCTTCCTTTATTCTCCCCCAACCTCCAGCCCACAATTGCTGTCCATTATCTTTTCTAGAAGAGTCCTGTTTTTTCCTTCCACACATGGATATCCCTTAAAGCAGTTAGACTTTCTCTGAAGCCTTCTATATTGCTGTATGATGTAGATGTTCCATAATTTAAGTACCGgttgatagacatttgtgttGCTTCCATTTGTTTCCTTCTATAAATGATGGTGCAATGAAATTATTTCCGCatactttttaatgtaaatttgtAGTAGGGGAATTGATGGTGAAAGAACACACTTAAAGAAAATTGTGACCTTGCCCTCCAAAAAGTTGGAACCAGTTTACACTTGTTAAACTTTATTAATCTTCTAGATCAtgagagtttgttttttaaagattttatttatttgcgagagctGTATTTGctaggtggggggcgggggagaggcagaaagacagtGAGAGCGAGTACCTCAAGCAAACTCCTCTATGAGCATGGACTccggcctgatgtggggctccatctcacaacactgagatcatgacctgagccaaaatcaagagtcagatgcttaactgactgagccacccaggtgtgccccaagagttgttttgatttgcgttttgtttttgttgatttgcatttttaagtttaaaatttgaaCATCCTTTTCTGTGTTATTggccattttttgtttttgttttcgttttttgtttgtatataaaattcctttgcctgtttttcttttgggttatttatattttatttgattatggGAATTTTTAATATGCCAGGCATTGTAATGCTAGTCCTAAGCAGTGAGCACTGATTCCTACCTTCCTGGATCTTGGCATCAttctgaaatgttaaaatttaattataatgaatatcataagaattttaagtttttcctttccCAAAGGTAAAAGTACCTGGACTTTGTATGGAGGAATTTTGCTTAAAGGAAATCAGTTCTTCATTGTGAAATTTATCTGTCTTTATGGCTTCTAGCTTTTACatcatactttaaaaacattttcttgtcAAAATCTGCCCCATGAGTAAGCTGATGTAAACATTTTTGGAAGACAGTATGGCTTAGAGTATTCTCCTGGTAGTAAAAAACTGGAgacaaccaaaaaagaaaagtttctctgGAAGTATAAGTTAGAGCACATCCAGGCTATAGAACACTACAAAgctgttaaagaaaaaacttcAGGCTATATTTTGAAACTGAAAGCTGTctatataaagggaaaaaaagcaagttgcaaaacAGAATGATGCCATTTTGTTAAGAGATAGATGCATACATGTAGGATaagtatatgtgtgcatgtgcatttgtATGTGTCATAGCTGGAAAgatatcaagtttttttttaatgtttattttttaaaaatttttgttatttatttatcatagtcacagagagagagagagagaggggcagagacataggcagagggagaagcaggctccatgcaccgggaacctgatgtgggattcgatcccgggtctccaggatcgcaccctgggccaaaggcaggcgccaaaccgctgcgccacccagggatccccttttttaaatgtttaaaaagatttgtttattttagagctgcagaagggcagagggagaggggaaccaGACTCTCCCCCATTGAGcttggagcctaacatggggcttgatcccacaacctaaGTGGAAACCCAGAGTCAggtgcccaactgactgagccacccaggcggccctatCAAATTGTTATAAAGGGCTTTTTCTGGAGAGTTAGGATAATTAATTCTTGGTAGTTTAAACATTTctgaacattttgttttcctaaccCTTAAATGTGTATAAAAATTTTTTCTCCACAAAAGAGTCctagtaaatcttttaaaaacaaaactttctggTGTTTATACTGTACTAGAATAGGGAAAGACAAATTTCCCTACTATAAAGTTAGCAGAACTATGATGTTATACATGAACCTGGAAAAGTGAGCATTTATGCACAGACACCAATTAACAGTTAACCTATAGAGATGTAGCACTTCCAATTGATACATTGGCTGTGGCATCCGTGAAACTATAGGATGACATGAGGAAATAGGAATTTTTACAGAATGCACACATGATGATCTGTAaagtaattcattattttattaggttaaaggagaaaaagaagaaccagaAGCACCATTTTGGGGGTTTGCTTATTAGCATTTCCATGCCTGCTGGAAAGAGTTAAAGGCAGAGCAATAAGCTACTGTCCATCACAGCCATCCCCACATCAGCAAATTATCCAAGTAGAGATAAGTCCACAGTCTGTCACCAAACATCTGAGGAAACGCAGCACAATGAAAAGGactaattcaacaaataaaagGACCTGAGTAATCAGGATTAAGAGAGCAATTAGAATGGAAATCAATATGGGACCAGCAGTATAGTAGATGCTCCTTTAACGGACTTCTATAGCGTTGGCTAATAGTAAGTCCACGGTATGCTGAATGCTGGCTCTTCTCTAATACAACTGCAAGTTAGGCTCACTGCAGTAGATGGATACATTTCTCATGAGCCAGTTATACTTACTACAGTTTACTTATTGTTTCTATAATTGTATGAAATCTTGCATAGAATTGgttttggaaggaaaagaaatagattccTCTGTCAATATATTCCTGATGTATTAAAAATTTAGTTAGAAACAAATACAGCCACACTTGTGCACAGATATTCATAGTATCATTGTTCATCAaggccaaaaagtagaaacaaccttaatgtccatcaactgataagtAAAATTCGGCATTTTTACATGGAATATTctgacataaaaagaaatgaagtactgctATATGTTTCAGTGTGGATGAACCTTGGGGaaaaaatgctaagtgaaaaaaatcaggcacaaaaggctacatattatatgattctattgaTATGGAATGTCCAGGCAAATAGAGATAGAGAAAGTAGGTTaatagttgccaggggctggagagagggagcAATGAGGAGTGACTAACGGGTACACATTTTCTTTGTGGAGTAATGCAGATGTTCTTTAATTAGGTGGTAGTAACCGTTGCACAGCtctgaatatacaaaaaaaaaagggggggggacacAACTGTGCACTTTAGGAGTGATTTTGTGGATGTAAATCACaactcaataaagctattaaaaagaaatataagaccATTTTATAATCTTACATTGATAATATATGTTAAAGTATAGATAGGAAACTCAGAAGCAGTATACCAGTTTGACTccataaactttaaaatcttgGACATATAACaagtcataaaatttaaaatttaattttaaaatgaaagcttgctcctattttaagtttataaaaatgttcaatcctgttttcttctagactATTAATgtgtaatttttacattttgccATATGGAAAAAGGTAAAGATGGATCCCTACCACATTCTTCACATCAAAATGAATTCCAATTGTAAATAAGAGATTTAGTTAATAGTTGAATAATTCATCTTTTCCTTGTGGTTATGAATAGTTACCTGTTGTTGGGTCTCTTTCTGacttggtttttctatttctgtgctaCCACTAGTCTGCCTTAATTACAGTAGTTAGGTTTATAATTTGATGGGACTaggctctccttctctcttgtcCTCCCTTATTCATCTCTTCTCATTAAtccttttcaaaaatttctaggaatttctcacattttggtcccaagatttgttttttcatttttttttaatcctttcacatttttttttatttttatttatttatgatagtcacacagagagagagagaggcagagacacaggcagagggagaagcaggctccatgcaccgggagcctgacatgggattcgatcccgggtctccaggatcgcgccctgggccaaaggcaggcgccaaaccgctgcgccacccagggatccctcctttcacatttttaaaaaagatttacttattttgagagcaagagagaggaagggagcataagcagggaggaggggcagaaagagaagggtaagcagacccccccccccccaagcagggagctccatgtgagacttgatcccaggactctgggatcatgacctgagccgaaggcaggtgcttttagcctattgagccacccaggtccccccaagatttgttttttcaattaaataaacaaaaataatggcTTTTGATTGGTATTGCATTACATTTATAGGCTAATTTAGGGAAAATTGCAGTCATTACAATACTGAGTTTTCTGGTCTGAAAACAAAGAATTACTGCATTTTTGACCAATGTCCTTTACTAGAATTTTGTGCTTTTCATTTAGGTTTGCATGTTCCTTAAGTTTAGTCTTAGATATTtcatgccttttttattttactttaagattttgtttttaagtaatctcttgctacacccaatgtggggcttgaacctataacctcaagatgaagagttgcaagctctaccaactgagccagccaggcaccccccacctTCCTTGTTTTTGATAGGACATTTCTTGTATGCACAACACAGTGAATCCCATTCCACATTCATGGTGGGATGTGATCTGGCATTTGCCTCAACAAAAAACTGTCCGATACAGTTGGTTTAacatgaacaattttttttatttttattttttaaagattttatttattcacgagagacacagagagagagagagaggcagagacacaggcagagggagaagcaggctccatgcagggaacctgatgcgggactcgatcccgggattctagaatcatgccctgggccgaaggcagactgtctacgactgagccatccagggttcCCAAACACGAACAATTTAACTTCTGAAATGAcactttaggttttgtttttcatattattaccttttgtgggggttttttgttttgtttttaagttcttaGTTTATTAATCCTCTCATGAAAAATCTGCACAGTCAGCACAGATAAAGTCACTGCAGAATCTTTACTCCGTTTTGCCAGCACCAGCATTTGCTTTTGCAGTCCCCCtgactttcttcattctgttcttGTGTTCCTTTTGCTGTCTGCTTGagtggtttttttccttctcctataGGTCATTTCTTGTAAGTCTGTTTGGGTTCACTTTTCTTTGCATAATCTAAGGCATCATAAATCTTACCAAAAGTTGTCTTGCCACCAGCAAAATGGGTTGTGAATTCAAATGCAAAATGACCTCTGTTGTGGTCTTGTACATTTTGGCTAGTGTTTACCAAATTTCTGTCTAAGGTACTCTTGCCTTTCTGGGATGAAGAACAGTGACCATTTTGTTTCAGCTGAAGTAGTCCATTGGTTATGAACTTTCTGGTCCCAGTAGTTACTGTATCATTCATGATGGCGGCCAAGGCCAAGCTTCAATCAGCCAGTGAAGAAAAGAGCAATATCATTACCTTTTGTACTTGCAGGATGGACTCTAATTTGAATtctagtcccccccccccccctaacATTTTGTCCTTTGGTTCTTGGTCACATTGAAGTTTTAGCACTTTGAGAGTAAGAGAAATT
The genomic region above belongs to Canis lupus dingo isolate Sandy chromosome 33, ASM325472v2, whole genome shotgun sequence and contains:
- the SENP5 gene encoding sentrin-specific protease 5 isoform X2, with the protein product MRKQKKILWRKGIHLAFSEKWNTGFGGFKKFCFHQHLCILKAKLGRPITCSRQLRHFQCRKKALQIQNTWIQDAPFFAKTKSSVAAQNVSTLSTKVKRKNSKHLFSSSRTLLRLQAERLLPSAKNSDHEYCGEKSILKAVADLPANNVLGQANGHRPRTEPQASDFPMKFNGESQSPGESGTIVVTLSNHKRKRFCYGCYQGLEHHRNGGPLIPKKFQLNQHRRIKVSPFMMYEKLSMIRFRYRILRSQHFRTKSKVCKLKKAQRSWVQVTGDHQETLRENGEGGNCSPFPSPEPKDPSCQHQPYFPDMDSNAVVKGKNSHLPDGHTKGSPFLGKELSLDETFPDQQNGSATYTWDHSPCSSPKWECTELIHDIPLPEHHSSNVFISETEREVMTLGQENRTSTVSDDRVKLSVCGADQSVSSVDGPVSEKTVQNESSCQMDEDGSLKQNILSSKLLDHPYCKSPLEAPLTCSGLKLENQAGSGKNSQKASPVDDEQLSICLSGFLDEVMKKYGSLVPLSEKDVLGRLKDVFNEDFSNRKPFINREITNYRARHQKCNFRIFYNKHMLDMDDLATLDGQNWLNDQVINMYGELIMDAVPDKVHFFNSFFHRQLVTKGYNGVKRWTKKVDLFKKSLLLIPIHLEVHWSLITVTLSNRIISFYDSQGIHFKFCVENIRKYLLTEAREKNRPEFLQGWQTAVTKCIPQQKNDSDCGVFVLQYCKCLALEQPFQFSQEDMPRVRKRIYKELCECRLMD
- the SENP5 gene encoding sentrin-specific protease 5 isoform X5; amino-acid sequence: MRKQKKILWRKGIHLAFSEKWNTGFGGFKKFCFHQHLCILKAKLGRPITCSRQLRHFQCRKKALQIQNTWIQDAPFFAKTKSSVAAQNVSTLSTKVKRKNSKHLFSSSRTLLRLQAERLLPSAKNSDHEYCGEKSILKAVADLPANNVLGQANGHRPRTEPQASDFPMKFNGESQSPGESGTIVVTLSNHKRKRFCYGCYQGLEHHRNGGPLIPKKFQLNQHRRIKVSPFMMYEKLSMIRFRYRILRSQHFRTKSKVCKLKKAQRSWVQVTGDHQETLRENGEGGNCSPFPSPEPKDPSCQHQPYFPDMDSNAVVKGKNSHLPDGHTKGSPFLGKELSLDETFPDQQNGSATYTWDHSPCSSPKWECTELIHDIPLPEHHSSNVFISETEREVMTLGQENRTSTVSDDRVKLSVCGADQSVSSVDGPVSEKTVQNESSCQMDEDGSLKQNILSSKLLDHPYCKSPLEAPLTCSGLKLENQAGSGKNSQKASPVDDEQLSICLSGFLDEVMKKYGSLVPLSEKDVLGRLKDVFNEDFSNRKPFINREITNYRARHQKCNFRIFYNKHMLDMDDLATLDGQNWLNDQVINMYGELIMDAVPDKIPSIYS
- the SENP5 gene encoding sentrin-specific protease 5 isoform X4 translates to MRKQKKILWRKGIHLAFSEKWNTGFGGFKKFCFHQHLCILKAKLGRPITCSRQLRHFQCRKKALQIQNTWIQDAPFFAKTKSSVAAQNVSTLSTKVKRKNSKHLFSSSRTLLRLQAERLLPSAKNSDHEYCGEKSILKAVADLPANNVLGQANGHRPRTEPQASDFPMKFNGESQSPGESGTIVVTLSNHKRKRFCYGCYQGLEHHRNGGPLIPKKFQLNQHRRIKVSPFMMYEKLSMIRFRYRILRSQHFRTKSKVCKLKKAQRSWVQVTGDHQETLRENGEGGNCSPFPSPEPKDPSCQHQPYFPDMDSNAVVKGKNSHLPDGHTKGSPFLGKELSLDETFPDQQNGSATYTWDHSPCSSPKWECTELIHDIPLPEHHSSNVFISETEREVMTLGQENRTSTVSDDRVKLSVCGADQSVSSVDGPVSEKTVQNESSCQMDEDGSLKQNILSSKLLDHPYCKSPLEAPLTCSGLKLENQAGSGKNSQKASPVDDEQLSICLSGFLDEVMKKYGSLVPLSEKDVLGRLKDVFNEDFSNRKPFINREITNYRARHQKCNFRIFYNKHMLDMDDLATLDGQNWLNDQVINMYGELIMDAVPDKVHFFNSFFHRQLVTKGYNGVKRWTKKVDLFKKSLLLIPIHLEVHWSLITVTLSNRIISFYDSQGIHFKFCVECIPQQKNDSDCGVFVLQYCKCLALEQPFQFSQEDMPRVRKRIYKELCECRLMD
- the SENP5 gene encoding sentrin-specific protease 5 isoform X3 — its product is MRKQKKILWRKGIHLAFSEKWNTGFGGFKKFCFHQHLCILKAKLGRPITCSRQLRHFQCRKKALQIQNTWIQDAPFFAKTKSSVAAQNVSTLSTKVKRKNSKHLFSSSRTLLRLQAERLLPSAKNSDHEYCGEKSILKAVADLPANNVLGQANGHRPRTEPQASDFPMKFNGESQSPGESGTIVVTLSNHKRKRFCYGCYQGLEHHRNGGPLIPKKFQLNQHRRIKVSPFMMYEKLSMIRFRYRILRSQHFRTKSKVCKLKKAQRSWVQVTGDHQETLRENGEGGNCSPFPSPEPKDPSCQHQPYFPDMDSNAVVKGKNSHLPDGHTKGSPFLGKELSLDETFPDQQNGSATYTWDHSPCSSPKWECTELIHDIPLPEHHSSNVFISETEREVMTLGQENRTSTVSDDRVKLSVCGADQSVSSVDGPVSEKTVQNESSCQMDEDGSLKQNILSSKLLDHPYCKSPLEAPLTCSGLKLENQAGSGKNSQKASPVDDEQLSICLSGFLDEVMKKYGSLVPLSEKDVLGRLKDVFNEDFSNRKPFINREITNYRARHQKCNFRIFYNKHMLDMDDLATLDGQNWLNDQVINMYGELIMDAVPDKVHFFNSFFHRQLVTKGYNGVKRWTKKVDLFKKSLLLIPIHLEVHWSLITVTLSNRIISFYDSQGIHFKFCVECIPQQKNDSDCGVFVLQYCKCLALEQPFQFSQEDMPRVRKRIYKELYLHVRHLPNFCGEASSYTKWLV
- the SENP5 gene encoding sentrin-specific protease 5 isoform X1; this translates as MRKQKKILWRKGIHLAFSEKWNTGFGGFKKFCFHQHLCILKAKLGRPITCSRQLRHFQCRKKALQIQNTWIQDAPFFAKTKSSVAAQNVSTLSTKVKRKNSKHLFSSSRTLLRLQAERLLPSAKNSDHEYCGEKSILKAVADLPANNVLGQANGHRPRTEPQASDFPMKFNGESQSPGESGTIVVTLSNHKRKRFCYGCYQGLEHHRNGGPLIPKKFQLNQHRRIKVSPFMMYEKLSMIRFRYRILRSQHFRTKSKVCKLKKAQRSWVQVTGDHQETLRENGEGGNCSPFPSPEPKDPSCQHQPYFPDMDSNAVVKGKNSHLPDGHTKGSPFLGKELSLDETFPDQQNGSATYTWDHSPCSSPKWECTELIHDIPLPEHHSSNVFISETEREVMTLGQENRTSTVSDDRVKLSVCGADQSVSSVDGPVSEKTVQNESSCQMDEDGSLKQNILSSKLLDHPYCKSPLEAPLTCSGLKLENQAGSGKNSQKASPVDDEQLSICLSGFLDEVMKKYGSLVPLSEKDVLGRLKDVFNEDFSNRKPFINREITNYRARHQKCNFRIFYNKHMLDMDDLATLDGQNWLNDQVINMYGELIMDAVPDKVHFFNSFFHRQLVTKGYNGVKRWTKKVDLFKKSLLLIPIHLEVHWSLITVTLSNRIISFYDSQGIHFKFCVENIRKYLLTEAREKNRPEFLQGWQTAVTKCIPQQKNDSDCGVFVLQYCKCLALEQPFQFSQEDMPRVRKRIYKELYLHVRHLPNFCGEASSYTKWLV